The Dyadobacter subterraneus genome window below encodes:
- a CDS encoding RNA-directed DNA polymerase has protein sequence MKIEDLLAKGYFPRELPPPFNTVDFASKYGELKPRLEGCITKEPTRCIDFSVAKVGLVRKTIKIPNPIHQTRLCETIVENWGEIELIYKLSKFSFSRPKQTGTRASNPGKFKNFMRKVFLESYPYSYELKTDISKYYPSIYTHSIPWAIHGKAVSKANKGSRSLLGNRIDSEVSNTMYGQTVGIPMGPDTSHIISEIIGCKIDERIASEFPNLKGYRYVDDMYFFFHSEAEAEDALLKLQQTLKEFELQINAEKTSIRKIPRGIEPDWIIQLRSFDFRNTEIKQNNDIISFFSQAFDLAIRLPRTLCFRTPLKELNAWLYCQIRISLSWKLCF, from the coding sequence ATGAAAATTGAAGATTTGCTTGCTAAAGGATATTTTCCTAGAGAATTACCACCTCCCTTTAACACAGTTGATTTCGCATCCAAATATGGTGAGTTAAAACCTCGTCTAGAGGGATGCATCACTAAGGAACCAACAAGGTGTATTGATTTCTCGGTGGCAAAAGTAGGACTGGTGAGAAAAACAATTAAAATACCCAATCCAATCCACCAAACTAGACTTTGCGAAACCATCGTAGAGAATTGGGGAGAAATTGAATTGATATATAAGCTGTCAAAATTCTCTTTTAGTCGTCCAAAACAGACAGGTACAAGGGCGTCTAATCCTGGGAAATTCAAGAATTTTATGCGGAAGGTTTTTTTAGAATCTTATCCTTACTCATATGAATTGAAAACAGACATATCAAAATACTATCCATCTATATATACTCATAGCATTCCCTGGGCCATTCATGGGAAAGCCGTCTCGAAGGCTAATAAGGGATCAAGAAGTCTTCTTGGAAATAGAATTGATAGTGAGGTAAGCAATACTATGTATGGTCAAACTGTTGGTATTCCAATGGGGCCAGATACGTCGCACATTATCTCGGAAATTATCGGTTGTAAAATTGATGAAAGAATTGCGAGCGAGTTTCCCAACTTGAAAGGATATCGGTATGTTGACGATATGTATTTCTTTTTTCATAGTGAAGCAGAAGCGGAAGATGCTTTACTTAAACTACAACAGACATTGAAGGAGTTTGAATTACAAATCAATGCAGAAAAAACAAGTATTAGAAAAATTCCAAGAGGTATCGAACCCGACTGGATTATCCAACTGCGGTCTTTTGATTTTCGTAACACTGAAATCAAGCAAAATAATGATATTATCAGTTTTTTTAGCCAGGCGTTTGATTTGGCAATAAGACTTCCAAGGACTTTGTGCTTTCGTACGCCGTTGAAAGAGTTAAACGCTTGGCTTTATTGTCAGATACGAATTTCGCTCTCTTGGAAACTATGCTTTTAA
- a CDS encoding winged helix-turn-helix transcriptional regulator yields the protein MIKENLKKYVVLEDCPVRNVLDRVGDKWSILVITILGEAGTLRFNELNAIIGTISQKMLTVTLKTLEADGLISRKIYPQVPPRVEYTLTPLGESLLPAMSLLVDWALENMPAIKASREKYSNQKELV from the coding sequence ATGATAAAAGAAAATTTGAAAAAATATGTCGTGCTGGAAGATTGTCCGGTAAGAAATGTGCTGGACCGGGTCGGCGACAAATGGTCTATTCTGGTCATTACAATTTTGGGTGAAGCCGGCACTTTGCGTTTTAATGAGCTGAACGCAATCATCGGCACCATTTCTCAAAAAATGCTGACGGTGACGTTGAAAACACTGGAAGCCGATGGACTCATTTCCAGAAAAATTTACCCGCAGGTACCTCCACGGGTTGAATATACTTTGACGCCGCTTGGAGAAAGTTTATTGCCTGCCATGTCGCTGCTTGTGGATTGGGCTTTGGAAAACATGCCTGCGATTAAGGCTTCGCGGGAGAAATATTCGAATCAGAAAGAGTTGGTTTGA
- the rocD gene encoding ornithine--oxo-acid transaminase translates to MANYTDTTMLEATQLAMELEGKYGAHNYKPMPVVLSKGEGVYVWDVEGKRYLDFLSAYSAVSQGHCHPKIIAAMIEQAQKLTLTSRAFYSDKLGECEKFLCEYFGYDKVLMMNSGVEGGETALKLTRKWAYKVKGIAANQAKTVYASGNFWGRTLAAISSSTDPSSTDDYGPFLPGFLIIPYDDLEALENTFKSDPNIAGFMVEPIQGEAGVVVPKEGYLKGVRDLCTKYNVLFIADEVQTGIGRTGKRLACDWEDVKPDILVLGKALSGGTMPVSAAFASDEIMLTIAPGEHGSTYGGNPLACAVTMAALQVVEDENLAENAEIMGQLFRHRMETLKGKCNLIELVRGKGLLNAIVINDTEESATAMNLCYKMMDKGLLCKPTHGNKIRFAPPLVITEEQMNAACDIIEEVFLSTN, encoded by the coding sequence ATGGCAAATTATACAGACACAACCATGCTCGAGGCGACACAACTTGCAATGGAGTTGGAAGGAAAATACGGCGCGCACAATTACAAACCGATGCCCGTGGTGCTTTCCAAAGGTGAAGGTGTGTATGTTTGGGATGTGGAAGGAAAACGATATCTCGATTTTTTATCAGCTTACAGCGCTGTCAGTCAGGGACATTGTCATCCGAAAATTATCGCTGCCATGATTGAGCAGGCGCAAAAATTGACGCTGACTTCCCGTGCTTTTTACAGCGACAAACTGGGAGAATGTGAAAAATTTCTATGTGAATATTTCGGTTATGACAAGGTTTTGATGATGAATTCCGGTGTTGAAGGAGGTGAAACTGCTTTGAAACTTACCCGGAAATGGGCTTATAAGGTGAAAGGCATTGCAGCAAACCAAGCCAAAACGGTATATGCTTCCGGAAATTTCTGGGGACGTACGCTGGCCGCCATTTCTTCTTCGACAGATCCGTCAAGTACTGATGATTACGGACCGTTTTTACCAGGTTTTCTGATCATTCCTTACGATGATCTTGAAGCTTTGGAAAATACATTTAAAAGTGACCCAAACATTGCCGGTTTCATGGTTGAACCCATTCAGGGAGAAGCAGGGGTTGTGGTACCAAAAGAAGGATATTTGAAAGGGGTACGCGATTTGTGTACAAAATATAACGTTTTGTTTATTGCGGATGAAGTGCAAACAGGAATCGGGCGAACCGGAAAAAGACTGGCTTGTGACTGGGAAGATGTGAAGCCGGATATTCTGGTTCTTGGAAAAGCATTATCAGGCGGAACTATGCCGGTTTCCGCAGCTTTTGCCAGTGATGAAATTATGCTGACCATTGCTCCCGGGGAACACGGTTCAACTTATGGTGGAAATCCTTTGGCTTGCGCCGTAACAATGGCTGCTTTGCAAGTTGTGGAGGATGAAAATCTGGCTGAAAATGCTGAGATTATGGGACAGCTTTTCCGTCATAGAATGGAAACTTTGAAGGGGAAATGTAATCTGATTGAATTGGTTCGTGGCAAGGGTTTATTAAATGCGATTGTAATAAATGACACGGAAGAAAGTGCTACGGCGATGAATTTGTGTTATAAAATGATGGACAAAGGATTGTTGTGCAAACCTACACATGGTAATAAAATCCGTTTTGCTCCGCCTTTGGTAATCACCGAAGAACAAATGAATGCTGCTTGTGATATCATTGAAGAAGTTTTTTTGTCAACAAACTAA
- a CDS encoding SDR family oxidoreductase has translation MSKILVTGATGHLGTAVIEFLLKKTDASNISILVRDAEKAEKFKAKGVTIHVGDYDNSEALLKAFEGVDKVYLVSGLAHNRGEQHEKVINAAKEAGVKQILYTSFQRKTEAADSPIGFIAESHLYTEKVLKASGVTYTILQHGLYADVIPMFAGEHLLQSKTIYLPAGEGKTAFATREDFAETGANILLDETGKFDNQSIELSGSAAISFTEIAAIISKVTGETISYVNPPVSEFIETLTNAGAPAEIAGLVAGFSQAIGLGEFEATNGELENILGRKPATVEEYLTGVYGKA, from the coding sequence ATGAGCAAGATTTTGGTAACCGGCGCGACCGGACATTTAGGCACTGCCGTAATAGAATTCCTTTTGAAAAAAACAGATGCTTCCAACATTAGCATTCTCGTTCGTGATGCAGAAAAAGCGGAAAAATTTAAAGCAAAAGGAGTCACTATACATGTTGGTGATTATGATAACAGCGAAGCACTTTTGAAAGCATTTGAAGGTGTTGATAAAGTGTATCTGGTTTCCGGACTGGCTCATAATCGTGGCGAACAGCATGAAAAAGTTATCAATGCAGCGAAGGAAGCAGGTGTGAAACAAATTCTTTACACCAGTTTTCAGCGCAAAACCGAAGCGGCGGATTCGCCAATCGGATTTATTGCGGAAAGTCATTTGTATACCGAAAAAGTGTTGAAAGCCTCTGGCGTGACTTACACGATTTTACAACACGGTTTATATGCGGACGTGATCCCAATGTTTGCAGGCGAGCATCTTCTTCAAAGCAAAACCATTTATTTGCCTGCAGGTGAAGGAAAAACGGCTTTTGCTACAAGAGAAGATTTTGCAGAAACAGGTGCGAATATTTTACTGGACGAAACCGGAAAATTCGATAATCAGTCTATTGAACTGTCAGGTTCAGCTGCAATTAGCTTTACCGAAATTGCTGCGATCATTTCAAAAGTTACAGGAGAAACAATTTCTTATGTTAATCCACCCGTTTCTGAATTTATCGAGACACTGACAAACGCAGGTGCTCCGGCGGAAATTGCAGGACTTGTTGCCGGTTTTAGTCAGGCGATTGGTTTGGGAGAATTTGAAGCAACAAATGGTGAATTGGAAAACATTTTGGGCAGAAAACCTGCAACGGTTGAAGAATATCTGACAGGCGTTTACGGGAAAGCATAA
- a CDS encoding efflux RND transporter permease subunit: protein MKFEDHKTLSFTNWCVENRTTIYIFTVIITLAGFVVYNNLPKEQFPDIKIPQIYINTVYFGTAPADVENTINKPIEKQLKSINGVKHIKSNALQDVSVILVEFTPDVEVSDALQRVRDAIDKAKQDLPQELDSGPTAQDVNFSEFPIMNINLAGNYSLKQLKEYAEDMQDAIEAMPEISRVDIVGALNREIQINLDLPRMQSTGLTFTDIQTAVQSENINVSGGDLKVGNVRRTLRVKGEFLDMTQLANLRIRTGTGAVVRLGDIAEVTDSFEEQLDFARLDNKSVITLNVIKRAGSNLVKAADDIEVIIDKMKESELPQGLDIRITADQSERTRADLHELINTVIIGFIFVVLVLMFFMGIRDAIFIGLSVPLSALVAFVLMPVLGPVIGTSFTLNTIVLFAFLLGIGLVVDDAIVVIENTHRLFNNHKDWTIQQAVKAAAGEVFVPVLSGTLTTIAPFFPLLFWPGIVGDFMKFLPLTLILTLMSSLFVAYVINPVFAVTFMGRHEDEKEKHDTSIKAIMRPMLILAAMALVGYFVDRGVGNFFVIILVLFVFNHYILTPRILVPFQDKLLPALKNNYKKLITWLIKGYRPVFAIISMVVLLIATFIIVGIAKPEVQFFPSGDPDYIYVYNKLPSGTDALTTDSITKVIEKRVFSVLKTEKAMNIVNSVISNVGKNAGDPNNPDRAATPHKSKVTVAFVKSESRDGRSTQELLTKVRDAVAGIPGTEISVERESTGPPTGKPISIEISGDDFEELQVLEKDLLKRVQNSGIAGIDQLKSDLVTNKPEITIDIDREKAQREGISSSQIALSIRTALFGLEVSKFRDAKDEYPIMVRLKKDDRQQIEKLLSLNIVYRDMNSGGALRQVPITSVANISYSTTFSQINRKDQQRIVTLSSDVLPGYNANDIVAQIQELVNNVKVPSGYTVKMGGEQEDQAESMNFLTGAFGAAILLIYLILATQFNSVVKPLIIFFTIVLSLIGVLLGFVIFDKTFSVIMSGVGIIALAGIVVKNGILLIEFIDELRERGYPLRNAIIEGGAIRLTPVLLTASAAVLGLIPLAFGITLDFVALFRDFAPNITTGGASSVFWNILAWTIIMGLTFSTILTLLLVPCMYYVNEKVRDKWFRKGKQEVINPNWQNESI from the coding sequence ATGAAATTTGAAGATCATAAAACCCTTAGTTTTACCAACTGGTGCGTAGAGAATCGGACGACGATTTACATCTTTACGGTTATCATCACGCTGGCGGGCTTCGTGGTATACAACAACCTGCCGAAAGAGCAGTTTCCGGATATCAAAATACCGCAGATCTATATCAACACGGTCTATTTTGGTACCGCTCCCGCCGATGTGGAGAACACGATTAACAAACCCATTGAAAAGCAGTTGAAGTCGATCAATGGTGTAAAACATATCAAGTCAAACGCTTTGCAGGACGTTTCGGTAATTCTGGTGGAATTTACGCCGGATGTTGAAGTGTCGGATGCTTTGCAGCGCGTCCGTGATGCGATTGATAAAGCCAAACAGGACTTACCTCAGGAACTGGATTCCGGTCCGACGGCACAGGATGTGAACTTTTCGGAATTCCCGATCATGAACATTAACCTGGCCGGTAATTATTCGCTGAAACAATTGAAAGAATATGCGGAAGATATGCAGGATGCGATTGAAGCGATGCCTGAAATCAGCCGTGTAGATATCGTCGGTGCGCTGAACCGTGAAATTCAGATTAACCTGGATTTGCCTCGTATGCAATCGACCGGTCTGACTTTTACGGATATTCAGACAGCCGTTCAAAGTGAAAACATTAACGTTTCTGGTGGTGATTTGAAAGTTGGAAATGTGCGTCGTACGCTTCGTGTAAAAGGAGAATTCCTTGACATGACTCAGCTTGCGAATCTGCGTATCCGTACCGGAACTGGCGCCGTTGTCCGTTTGGGTGATATCGCCGAAGTAACAGACAGTTTTGAAGAACAACTTGATTTTGCCCGTCTGGACAACAAATCCGTAATCACGCTGAACGTGATCAAAAGAGCCGGATCTAACCTTGTAAAAGCGGCTGATGATATTGAAGTGATCATTGATAAAATGAAGGAATCCGAATTGCCGCAAGGACTGGATATCCGGATCACAGCTGATCAGTCGGAACGTACCCGTGCGGATTTGCATGAATTGATCAATACGGTTATCATCGGTTTCATCTTCGTGGTTTTGGTACTGATGTTCTTCATGGGTATCCGTGACGCGATTTTCATCGGACTTTCCGTACCACTTTCTGCACTCGTTGCCTTTGTATTAATGCCGGTGTTAGGCCCCGTGATCGGTACTTCTTTCACCTTGAACACAATCGTACTTTTTGCCTTCCTGCTGGGGATTGGTCTCGTGGTGGATGATGCGATTGTGGTGATTGAAAATACCCACCGTTTATTCAACAATCATAAAGACTGGACAATCCAGCAGGCTGTGAAAGCTGCTGCGGGTGAGGTTTTCGTGCCCGTACTTTCCGGTACGTTGACAACAATTGCACCGTTTTTCCCGCTTCTTTTCTGGCCGGGAATTGTCGGGGATTTTATGAAATTCCTGCCGCTGACGCTGATTTTGACGCTGATGTCATCACTTTTTGTAGCCTATGTGATCAACCCGGTTTTTGCGGTAACGTTCATGGGTCGTCATGAAGATGAAAAAGAAAAACACGATACGAGCATTAAAGCGATCATGCGTCCGATGTTGATCTTGGCAGCGATGGCTTTGGTTGGTTATTTTGTTGACCGTGGTGTGGGTAACTTCTTTGTGATTATCCTCGTGCTTTTTGTTTTCAATCACTACATTCTGACTCCGAGAATTCTTGTTCCTTTCCAGGACAAATTACTTCCGGCACTCAAAAATAATTACAAAAAACTGATTACCTGGCTGATCAAAGGATACCGTCCTGTATTTGCGATTATCTCGATGGTCGTGCTTTTGATTGCTACGTTTATCATTGTCGGTATTGCCAAGCCGGAAGTACAATTCTTCCCGAGCGGTGATCCGGATTATATTTATGTGTACAACAAGCTGCCTTCGGGAACGGATGCACTTACGACGGATTCGATTACAAAAGTGATTGAAAAACGTGTTTTCTCAGTTTTGAAAACAGAAAAAGCGATGAATATCGTGAACTCCGTCATTTCCAACGTTGGTAAAAATGCCGGTGACCCGAATAACCCGGACCGTGCCGCTACGCCGCATAAGTCCAAAGTGACGGTGGCTTTTGTGAAAAGTGAATCCCGTGACGGCCGCTCGACGCAGGAATTGCTGACCAAAGTACGTGATGCCGTAGCCGGAATTCCCGGAACTGAAATTTCCGTAGAACGTGAAAGTACCGGCCCGCCTACCGGAAAGCCGATTTCGATTGAGATTTCGGGTGATGATTTTGAGGAATTGCAGGTATTGGAAAAAGATCTTTTAAAACGTGTACAAAACTCCGGTATCGCGGGAATTGACCAGTTGAAATCCGATCTGGTAACGAACAAACCGGAAATCACGATTGATATTGACCGTGAAAAAGCACAGCGCGAAGGGATCAGTTCTTCGCAGATTGCACTGTCGATCCGTACGGCACTTTTCGGTCTGGAAGTTTCTAAATTCCGTGATGCGAAAGATGAATATCCGATTATGGTCCGTTTGAAAAAGGACGACCGTCAGCAGATTGAAAAACTGTTGAGTCTGAACATTGTATACCGTGATATGAATTCCGGCGGCGCGCTTCGTCAGGTTCCGATTACGTCCGTAGCCAACATTTCCTACTCGACTACATTCAGTCAGATTAACCGGAAAGATCAGCAACGCATTGTAACGCTGAGCTCTGATGTATTGCCGGGATATAACGCCAATGATATTGTGGCCCAGATCCAGGAACTTGTAAATAACGTGAAAGTACCAAGCGGATATACCGTGAAAATGGGTGGTGAACAGGAAGACCAGGCCGAATCCATGAACTTCCTGACCGGGGCATTTGGCGCAGCGATTTTGCTGATTTACCTGATCCTGGCTACACAATTCAACTCGGTTGTGAAACCGCTGATCATCTTCTTTACGATCGTGCTTTCGCTGATCGGGGTATTGCTTGGTTTTGTGATTTTTGATAAAACATTCTCTGTGATCATGTCCGGTGTGGGTATCATCGCACTGGCCGGTATCGTGGTGAAAAACGGGATTCTGCTCATTGAATTTATTGATGAACTTCGTGAACGCGGTTACCCGCTGCGCAATGCAATTATCGAAGGCGGCGCGATTCGTCTGACGCCTGTATTGCTGACAGCTTCGGCGGCGGTACTTGGTCTGATTCCGCTTGCATTCGGTATTACGCTGGATTTCGTGGCGCTGTTCAGAGATTTCGCCCCAAATATCACGACGGGCGGAGCGAGTTCCGTATTCTGGAATATCCTCGCCTGGACGATCATCATGGGACTTACCTTCTCAACCATCCTGACGCTTCTACTCGTTCCATGTATGTATTACGTCAACGAAAAAGTACGCGACAAATGGTTCCGTAAAGGCAAACAGGAAGTCATCAACCCAAACTGGCAGAACGAGAGTATATAA